The sequence below is a genomic window from Kitasatospora kifunensis.
ACCGTCTGGCCGAGTTCGCGCACCGAGTTCTGCAGGAAGCCGAGGATCTCGGCGCCGGCCCGGGAGTCGAGGTTGCCGGTCGGTTCGTCGGCGAAGACGATCGCCGGGCGCCCGGCCAGTGCCCGGGCGCAGGCCACCCGCTGCTGCTGGCCGCCGGACAGCTCGCGGGGTCGGTGCGAGAGTCGGCCCGACAGACCCACCGTGGCCACCACCCGCTCCAGCCAGGCCTGGTCGACCTTGCGCCCGGCGATGTCCATCGGCAGCGTGATGTTCTCCAGTGCGGTCAGCGTCGGCAGCAGGTTGAACGACTGGAAGACGAAGCCCAGTTGGTCACGGCGCAGCCGGGTCAGGGCGCGGTCCGCCAGGCCCACCAGCTCGGTGTCTCCGATGCGCACCGACCCGGAGGTGGCGTAGTCCAGGCCCGCCATGCAGTGCATCAGGGTCGACTTGCCCGAGCCGGAGGGGCCCATGATGGCGGTGAACTCCCCGGGACGGAAGGTCACGCTGACCTCCTCCAGTGCCACCACCCTGGTCTCGCCGGAGCCGTAGACCTTGCTCAGCCCCGTCG
It includes:
- a CDS encoding ABC transporter ATP-binding protein; protein product: MTLTPLRAAATATGLSKVYGSGETRVVALEEVSVTFRPGEFTAIMGPSGSGKSTLMHCMAGLDYATSGSVRIGDTELVGLADRALTRLRRDQLGFVFQSFNLLPTLTALENITLPMDIAGRKVDQAWLERVVATVGLSGRLSHRPRELSGGQQQRVACARALAGRPAIVFADEPTGNLDSRAGAEILGFLQNSVRELGQTVVMVTHDPVAAGYADRVIFLADGRIVDELSLPTPGTVLDRMRRFDAPVRTS